In Desulfofundulus kuznetsovii DSM 6115, the following are encoded in one genomic region:
- a CDS encoding DUF4912 domain-containing protein, producing MTALVPLLFGIALVVLFLVIFLWTSRRRAARPVPPEKVIPPLFTEEVAEELALPAPPVESPPLAVPELPRRYGVDRLVLLVRDPYWLYAYWEITATRQEEFNATYGPRAWNNTRPVLRVYDVTGVTFNGYNANSYMDINVQEEVDNWHIPVGQPNRSFCVDLGRMFPDGRFITLLRSNVVTTPRSSLSECLDEEWMWIEGVYRSYQFQFGVSSPMLIQEVAGRAAVVPLGISSPGFGPPVAGPKIEVKE from the coding sequence ATGACCGCGTTAGTTCCGCTCCTTTTCGGGATCGCCCTGGTGGTCCTGTTTCTGGTTATTTTTTTATGGACTTCCCGGCGCCGGGCAGCCCGGCCGGTGCCCCCGGAAAAAGTTATCCCCCCCCTTTTTACCGAGGAAGTAGCTGAAGAACTGGCTTTACCTGCTCCACCGGTTGAATCGCCGCCGCTGGCAGTTCCAGAGTTGCCCCGCCGCTACGGGGTGGATCGTCTGGTGCTTCTGGTGCGGGATCCTTACTGGCTCTATGCATACTGGGAAATAACCGCCACCCGGCAGGAAGAGTTTAATGCCACTTACGGGCCCCGGGCGTGGAATAATACCCGTCCGGTTTTAAGGGTTTACGATGTTACAGGAGTCACTTTTAACGGGTACAATGCCAACAGTTACATGGATATTAACGTCCAGGAAGAGGTGGATAACTGGCATATCCCCGTGGGCCAGCCTAACCGTTCCTTTTGTGTCGACCTGGGCCGCATGTTTCCCGATGGCCGTTTTATAACCCTTTTGCGGTCCAATGTGGTAACTACCCCCAGGTCGAGCCTTTCAGAATGCCTGGATGAAGAATGGATGTGGATTGAGGGAGTGTATCGTTCCTATCAATTCCAGTTTGGTGTCAGTTCACCCATGCTAATCCAGGAAGTGGCCGGCCGGGCGGCCGTGGTTCCCCTGGGGATCAGTTCTCCCGGATTTGGACCGCCGGTGGCAGGACCCAAAATAGAGGTTAAAGAGTAA
- a CDS encoding CoA-binding protein, giving the protein MISLFQNPDDAVLKEILSKSRRIAVVGLSNKPERDSYRVARYMKERGYEIIPVNPMIHEALGERAYPELRTIPHPVDVVNVFRRAEEVPEIIEAVLQLNFQPVIWLQLGVVHQEAAEKARARGLTVVMDRCLMLEHRRLLGDSC; this is encoded by the coding sequence GTGATCAGTTTGTTTCAAAACCCCGACGATGCCGTTTTAAAGGAAATATTAAGTAAAAGCCGGCGCATTGCCGTGGTAGGTTTATCCAACAAACCGGAACGGGACAGTTACCGGGTGGCCCGTTACATGAAGGAGCGGGGATATGAAATCATACCGGTCAATCCCATGATCCATGAGGCCCTGGGTGAAAGGGCCTACCCGGAACTCCGTACCATACCCCACCCCGTGGACGTAGTTAACGTCTTCCGGCGTGCAGAGGAAGTCCCGGAGATTATCGAAGCCGTACTACAACTTAACTTCCAGCCGGTAATCTGGTTACAACTGGGAGTAGTGCATCAGGAAGCGGCTGAAAAGGCACGGGCCCGGGGCCTGACAGTGGTTATGGACCGTTGTTTGATGTTGGAGCACCGGCGGTTGCTGGGGGACAGCTGCTAG
- a CDS encoding isocitrate dehydrogenase (NAD(+)): protein MAHKVTLIPGDGVGPEIAQAARRVIDASGTNIEWEVVEAGEALIPQYGTPLPGYVLDSIRRNRVALKGPITTPVGGGFRSVNVTLRQELNLYANVRPARTLPGIVTRYQNVDLVVVRENTEDLYAGIEHRVGTDAAESIKIITRQASERIARFAFELARKQGRKKVTAVHKANIMKLTDGLFLECARKVAREYPDIVFEDMIVDAMCMKLVQAPENYDVLVLPNLYGDIVSDLCAGLVGGLGVAPGANIGHEVAVFEPVHGSAPKHAGKNRINPLAMILSGIMMLQHLGEDEAANRIYEAVLAVLREGKALTYDLGGSAGTSDMADAIISKMQA from the coding sequence GTGGCACATAAAGTAACCCTGATCCCCGGTGACGGCGTGGGCCCGGAGATCGCCCAGGCCGCCCGCCGGGTTATCGACGCCAGCGGTACAAATATTGAATGGGAAGTGGTGGAGGCCGGGGAAGCTCTGATCCCACAGTACGGCACTCCTTTACCCGGGTACGTACTGGACTCCATCCGCCGGAACCGGGTAGCTTTGAAAGGGCCCATCACCACCCCGGTGGGTGGAGGCTTCCGCAGCGTAAACGTTACCCTGCGCCAGGAATTAAACCTTTACGCCAACGTACGCCCGGCCCGCACCCTGCCGGGGATAGTCACCCGTTACCAGAACGTGGACCTGGTGGTGGTAAGGGAGAACACGGAAGACCTGTATGCGGGCATTGAACACCGGGTGGGCACGGATGCAGCCGAAAGTATTAAAATCATCACCCGCCAGGCCTCGGAGCGCATTGCACGCTTTGCCTTCGAACTGGCCCGGAAACAGGGGCGCAAAAAAGTCACCGCCGTACATAAGGCCAATATCATGAAACTCACCGATGGCCTGTTTCTGGAATGCGCCCGGAAGGTGGCCCGGGAATACCCGGACATTGTTTTTGAAGACATGATCGTAGACGCTATGTGCATGAAACTGGTACAGGCCCCGGAAAACTACGACGTCCTGGTGCTGCCCAACCTGTACGGGGATATCGTCAGCGACCTCTGTGCCGGTCTGGTGGGCGGCCTGGGTGTCGCCCCGGGAGCAAACATCGGCCACGAGGTGGCGGTCTTTGAGCCGGTCCACGGCAGCGCCCCCAAACATGCCGGAAAGAACCGCATCAACCCCCTGGCCATGATTTTGTCCGGCATAATGATGCTGCAGCACCTGGGCGAAGATGAGGCGGCCAACCGTATATACGAGGCCGTGCTGGCCGTACTGCGGGAAGGCAAGGCCCTGACCTACGACCTGGGAGGCAGCGCCGGCACCAGCGACATGGCCGATGCAATTATAAGCAAAATGCAGGCTTGA
- the nth gene encoding endonuclease III — MLDFHGKIQPQQEPDRAARAREILAILSQTYPDAGTALRFETPFQLLVAAMLSAQTTDRQVNKITERLFKRYREPQDFARLNPEELAREIKGCGLYKNKSRNIIATSRILVEKYNSQVPRTLGELELLPGVGRKTANVVLNVAFGQPTLPVDTHVFRVSHRLGLARGKTPEKTEEELLAIIPEYARRAAHHQLIAHGRTICTARRPRCNICPVARLCPSRDVQEPVTSG; from the coding sequence GTGCTGGACTTCCACGGGAAAATTCAACCACAGCAAGAACCGGACCGGGCCGCCCGGGCCAGGGAAATCCTGGCCATATTATCCCAAACTTACCCCGACGCCGGAACAGCCCTGCGCTTCGAGACTCCCTTCCAGCTGCTGGTGGCGGCCATGCTTTCAGCCCAGACCACCGACCGGCAGGTCAATAAGATTACTGAACGGTTATTTAAACGCTACCGGGAACCCCAGGACTTTGCCCGGCTGAATCCAGAGGAACTGGCCCGGGAAATCAAGGGTTGTGGATTGTACAAGAATAAAAGCAGAAATATCATTGCCACCAGCCGCATCCTGGTGGAAAAATACAACTCGCAGGTTCCCCGGACCCTGGGGGAACTGGAGCTTCTTCCCGGAGTAGGCCGCAAGACCGCCAATGTAGTGCTAAATGTTGCCTTTGGTCAACCCACCCTCCCGGTAGACACTCACGTCTTCCGGGTCAGTCACCGCCTGGGCCTGGCCCGGGGTAAAACTCCCGAAAAAACTGAGGAGGAATTACTGGCCATCATCCCGGAATACGCCCGCCGGGCCGCCCACCACCAGCTAATCGCCCACGGCCGCACCATTTGCACCGCCCGCCGGCCCCGGTGCAACATCTGCCCCGTGGCCCGTCTATGTCCAAGCCGCGACGTGCAAGAACCGGTAACCAGTGGTTAA
- a CDS encoding glycosyltransferase family 4 protein, whose protein sequence is MRILMLSWEYPPKSVGGLAQHVYDLSCALVGIGEEVHVLTCGAPGIPDYEQVNGVHVHRFQTYQISAPHFVTWVAQLNIAMLERAIPLFADLGGVHIIHAHDWLVAYAARALKHAWRLPLVATIHATEYGRNCGLHNDIQRHISDIEWWLTYEAWKVICCSQYMKNEVRHVFQVPDDKIRVIVNGVNPANFATRTIRVTRDQFAAPDERIVFYVGRLVREKGVQVLLDAAPQILARHPQTKFIIAGKGPYAEELHRQAANLGIAQRVYFTGYVDDEVRNTLYSWADVAVFPSLYEPFGIVALEGMAARTPVVVADTGGLSEIVEHGVDGLKFYPGNSRSLADMIVWLLQDRQLAQNLRQQAYRKVLEKFNWRDIALATRRVYQQVWNEYRHVPWYSPYMRSNRLFTRMSKIFARA, encoded by the coding sequence TTGCGCATTCTGATGCTTTCATGGGAATACCCGCCAAAATCCGTAGGGGGACTGGCCCAGCACGTCTACGACCTGTCCTGTGCCCTGGTGGGGATTGGAGAGGAGGTCCATGTGCTCACCTGTGGTGCCCCCGGTATTCCCGATTACGAGCAAGTAAACGGCGTACACGTCCATCGCTTTCAAACCTACCAGATATCCGCCCCCCATTTTGTCACCTGGGTTGCCCAGCTGAACATAGCCATGCTGGAACGGGCCATCCCGCTCTTCGCCGATTTGGGAGGGGTGCATATCATTCATGCCCATGACTGGCTGGTGGCATATGCGGCCCGGGCCTTAAAACACGCCTGGCGCCTGCCCCTGGTAGCTACCATCCATGCCACCGAATACGGCCGTAACTGTGGCTTACATAATGATATCCAGCGACATATTAGTGATATTGAATGGTGGCTGACGTACGAGGCCTGGAAAGTAATCTGCTGCAGCCAGTATATGAAAAATGAGGTACGTCACGTCTTTCAAGTGCCGGATGATAAGATCCGGGTCATCGTCAACGGGGTTAATCCGGCCAATTTTGCCACCCGCACCATACGGGTAACCAGGGACCAGTTTGCCGCCCCCGACGAACGCATTGTTTTTTATGTGGGGCGGCTGGTGCGGGAAAAGGGCGTACAGGTCCTTTTAGACGCCGCCCCGCAAATTCTGGCCCGGCACCCGCAGACTAAATTTATTATTGCGGGTAAAGGTCCCTATGCGGAGGAACTGCACCGCCAGGCCGCCAACCTGGGTATAGCCCAGCGGGTTTATTTTACCGGATATGTAGATGACGAGGTGCGGAACACCCTGTACAGCTGGGCTGATGTAGCTGTTTTTCCGAGCCTGTATGAGCCCTTCGGCATTGTCGCCCTGGAAGGTATGGCCGCCCGGACTCCGGTGGTAGTGGCGGATACCGGCGGTTTAAGTGAAATTGTGGAACATGGAGTGGACGGTTTAAAGTTTTACCCCGGCAACAGCCGTTCCCTGGCCGATATGATCGTCTGGCTGTTACAGGACCGCCAGTTGGCCCAAAACCTGCGCCAGCAGGCCTATCGCAAGGTACTGGAAAAATTCAACTGGCGGGATATTGCCCTTGCCACCAGGCGGGTTTATCAGCAGGTGTGGAATGAATACCGCCACGTTCCATGGTATAGCCCGTACATGCGCAGCAACCGTCTGTTTACCCGCATGTCCAAAATCTTTGCCCGGGCCTAA
- a CDS encoding carbohydrate-binding protein — translation MAHPSNFGEGEGRLKAMHDADFPGGVVVDPTPITAYDEITVFYNGLLAQSGAEQVYLHVGFGDPRNWRNVQDLRMSRTGWGFVKTLEIPDESRFNFCFRDNAYNWDNNNGLNWSFEIHNGQRRI, via the coding sequence TTGGCGCATCCAAGCAATTTCGGGGAAGGTGAGGGGCGGCTCAAAGCCATGCACGACGCCGACTTCCCCGGTGGAGTTGTGGTAGATCCCACACCGATCACAGCCTACGATGAGATCACCGTATTTTACAACGGACTGCTGGCCCAAAGCGGTGCCGAACAAGTTTACCTGCACGTGGGATTCGGGGACCCCCGGAACTGGCGCAACGTCCAGGATTTACGGATGTCCCGCACGGGGTGGGGTTTTGTCAAAACGCTGGAAATACCCGATGAAAGCCGCTTCAACTTCTGTTTCCGGGACAACGCCTATAACTGGGATAACAATAACGGGCTCAACTGGAGTTTCGAAATCCATAACGGCCAGCGCCGTATTTAA
- a CDS encoding 3-isopropylmalate dehydratase small subunit, giving the protein MLLQGKAHKFGDDVNTDYIISGKYKFKTLDMRELAKHVMEDLDPDFYQKINAGDFIVAGRNFGCGSSREQAPLAIKYAGISAVLAKSFARIFFRNAINTGLPVVECDTDRIEPGDELMVDLSTGVITNKTKGLTIAAKPLPPVMIKILNDGGLVAHFRKYGGFNFD; this is encoded by the coding sequence ATGCTTTTACAGGGAAAAGCCCATAAATTTGGCGATGACGTAAATACCGACTACATTATTTCGGGTAAATATAAATTTAAAACCCTGGACATGCGGGAGCTGGCCAAACATGTCATGGAGGACCTGGATCCCGATTTTTACCAGAAGATCAACGCGGGCGATTTTATCGTGGCCGGCCGTAATTTCGGCTGCGGCTCGTCCCGGGAGCAAGCACCCCTGGCCATCAAGTACGCCGGGATTTCCGCCGTGCTGGCCAAATCCTTTGCCCGCATTTTCTTCCGCAACGCCATCAATACGGGGCTGCCCGTCGTGGAATGCGACACCGACCGGATCGAGCCGGGGGATGAGCTGATGGTGGACCTAAGCACCGGCGTGATTACCAACAAGACAAAAGGATTAACCATTGCGGCCAAACCCCTCCCCCCGGTGATGATTAAAATTCTCAACGACGGCGGCCTGGTAGCCCACTTCCGGAAATATGGCGGTTTTAATTTCGATTAG
- a CDS encoding sugar phosphate nucleotidyltransferase gives MKAIIMAGGEGSRLRPLTCNRPKPMVPVANRPMMSHIVELLKAHGFTDVAVTLQYMPEAIRDYFGNGVRYGINMQYFIEENPLGTAGSVKNAREFLDETFLVISGDALTDLDLTRAVAFHRQRGAMATLVLTRVSCPLEYGVVITKPDGRITQFLEKPGWGEVFSDTVNTGIYVLEPEVLEYIEPGRMVDFSKDLFPLLLREKKPLFGVVLPGYWCDIGNLQQYLQAHQDVLSGRVKTAIPGREIQPGVWVGDGVEISSNARITGPVLIGDGCYIGPGAEIESFSVLGEGCLIQEQASIKRSVLWNNVYIGPGAALRGAIVAGRVQVQAHAAVYEGAVIGSDSVIQERSVVKPDVKLWPHKLVESGAVVQNSLVWGTRCPKKIFGLEGISGLVNVELTPEFACRVGAAFASAMGNRGVRLAVSSDASPASRMIKSALTCGLQSAGAQVVDLDTGITPMHRFAVRQLALAGGVHVRLSPHRSDHVTMIFINGKGGNISRNVERKVENLLMREDFHRAEPQAILPPEFVSAVGESYIEALMRDLDPAVLEEARFRLVVACDRDNLGPYLKHLTGKLGVTVENLDLPAGTPPATWRNYQETLSFLGRRVRETGAAAGALLDANGDRLVLVDERGRVIQDNLLTALIALIILRARGGPVVVPVTAPRAIDTLAEKYRGQVVRTKTAVHDFVEKVLGQDEFQFLLNFDALGALTRILEFTAKNGITLGELVDEIPTFFMDQKEVPVPWEVKGRVIRRLIEDPPTAQLEMLDGVKVFHPQGWALVLPDPDEPVCRVFTEGASMEIARSLSDFYIDKISQIAKSAEATG, from the coding sequence ATGAAAGCAATCATTATGGCCGGGGGAGAGGGTTCCCGTCTGCGCCCTCTCACCTGCAACCGCCCCAAGCCGATGGTGCCGGTAGCCAACCGGCCCATGATGTCTCACATTGTGGAACTGCTGAAAGCCCACGGTTTTACCGACGTGGCGGTAACCCTGCAATACATGCCGGAAGCCATCCGGGATTATTTCGGCAATGGCGTCCGGTACGGGATTAACATGCAGTACTTCATCGAGGAAAATCCCCTGGGTACCGCGGGTAGTGTAAAGAATGCCCGGGAGTTTCTGGATGAAACCTTCCTGGTGATTAGCGGGGACGCTCTCACCGATTTGGATCTTACCCGGGCTGTTGCCTTTCACCGCCAGCGGGGAGCCATGGCCACTCTGGTGCTCACCCGGGTGAGCTGTCCCCTGGAGTACGGCGTAGTCATCACCAAACCAGACGGACGCATTACCCAGTTTTTGGAAAAACCTGGCTGGGGTGAGGTTTTCAGTGATACGGTTAACACGGGCATTTATGTGCTGGAACCGGAAGTCCTGGAATACATTGAACCCGGCCGCATGGTCGACTTCAGCAAGGACCTCTTTCCCCTGCTGTTGCGGGAAAAAAAGCCATTGTTCGGTGTGGTACTGCCGGGCTACTGGTGTGATATAGGCAATTTGCAGCAATATTTGCAGGCCCATCAGGATGTTCTCTCCGGCCGGGTGAAAACTGCCATCCCGGGCCGGGAAATACAACCGGGAGTCTGGGTGGGTGACGGGGTGGAGATCAGCAGCAACGCCCGCATTACCGGTCCCGTTCTGATTGGGGACGGGTGTTACATCGGTCCCGGCGCAGAAATAGAATCTTTCAGTGTCCTTGGGGAGGGTTGTTTGATCCAGGAGCAGGCCTCCATCAAGCGCAGCGTTCTGTGGAACAACGTATATATAGGGCCTGGAGCGGCCTTAAGGGGGGCCATCGTAGCCGGCCGCGTGCAGGTGCAGGCCCACGCGGCTGTTTATGAAGGAGCCGTCATTGGCAGTGACTCGGTAATTCAGGAGCGGAGCGTAGTCAAGCCCGACGTAAAGTTATGGCCCCATAAACTGGTGGAAAGCGGTGCCGTTGTTCAAAACAGCCTGGTCTGGGGTACCCGGTGCCCGAAGAAAATTTTCGGGCTTGAAGGTATCAGCGGGCTGGTCAATGTGGAACTAACCCCGGAATTTGCCTGCCGGGTGGGGGCGGCCTTTGCTTCGGCCATGGGCAACCGGGGGGTACGCCTGGCTGTAAGCAGCGATGCCTCCCCGGCTTCCCGGATGATTAAAAGTGCCTTAACCTGCGGGTTGCAGTCGGCTGGCGCACAGGTGGTGGACCTGGACACCGGCATTACCCCCATGCACCGTTTTGCCGTGCGCCAACTGGCGCTGGCCGGAGGGGTACATGTAAGGCTATCTCCCCATCGCTCCGACCATGTAACCATGATTTTTATCAACGGTAAGGGCGGAAACATTTCCCGCAACGTCGAGCGAAAAGTGGAGAACCTGCTCATGCGGGAAGACTTTCACCGGGCTGAACCGCAGGCCATCCTTCCCCCCGAGTTTGTTTCCGCCGTTGGCGAAAGTTATATCGAGGCCCTGATGCGGGATCTCGACCCCGCAGTGCTGGAGGAAGCGCGTTTCCGGTTGGTGGTAGCCTGCGACCGGGATAATTTGGGCCCCTATCTGAAACATCTAACCGGAAAATTGGGCGTTACAGTGGAAAACCTGGACCTGCCGGCGGGTACACCTCCCGCCACCTGGCGGAATTATCAGGAAACATTGTCCTTCTTGGGCCGGCGGGTGCGGGAAACGGGTGCTGCAGCCGGAGCGCTCCTGGATGCCAACGGCGACCGGTTGGTGCTGGTAGATGAACGAGGGCGGGTAATCCAGGACAACCTGCTTACCGCCCTGATCGCACTCATCATCCTCCGGGCCCGGGGAGGACCGGTGGTGGTCCCGGTAACAGCCCCGCGGGCCATTGATACCCTTGCTGAAAAGTACCGGGGACAGGTAGTTCGCACCAAGACAGCCGTCCATGACTTTGTGGAAAAAGTGTTGGGACAAGATGAGTTCCAGTTCCTCCTGAATTTTGATGCCCTGGGGGCCCTCACCCGTATCCTGGAGTTTACCGCCAAAAACGGGATAACCCTCGGTGAGCTGGTAGATGAAATACCCACCTTTTTTATGGACCAGAAGGAGGTACCCGTGCCCTGGGAGGTTAAAGGCCGGGTGATCCGGCGATTAATTGAAGACCCCCCCACCGCACAACTGGAAATGCTGGACGGGGTAAAGGTCTTTCACCCCCAGGGATGGGCGCTGGTCCTGCCGGACCCCGACGAACCGGTTTGCCGGGTATTTACCGAGGGGGCATCCATGGAAATCGCCCGGTCTTTAAGTGACTTTTATATTGACAAAATAAGTCAAATTGCAAAATCTGCCGAAGCTACCGGCTAA
- a CDS encoding 3-isopropylmalate dehydratase large subunit, translating to MKITLERSDFVLGQTIIEKILSSHSGQEAYANDIVVARVDFVMGQDGTSPLAIRAFQEMEGTRVFDPDRVALVIDHSAPSPNEGVSALHQLMRRFAREKGIHLYDIGEGVCHQVVPESGRVGPGTLVIGADSHTCTYGALNAFSTGVGSTDLAGAMISGQMWFKVPETFKFVCHGTLPRGVYAKDLILYLIGDVTADGATYMAAEYTGEAIANLSMDGRFTMANMAIEMGAKAGLMEADEKTFAWLARFTRRQFLPVSPDPDARYARIKEYDVSNLEPQVARPHRVDNVCPVAEVAGTPIQQAVIGTCTNGRLEDLRIAAQILAGRRIHRDVRLIVAPASRRIYLQAMQEGVIQALVESGAAVVTPGCGPCVGTHNGVPSDGENVISTANRNFKGRMGNSKAFIYLASPATVAASALTGRITDPREFLR from the coding sequence ATGAAGATTACTTTGGAAAGAAGTGATTTTGTCTTGGGTCAGACCATCATTGAAAAAATTCTTTCCAGCCACAGCGGTCAGGAGGCCTATGCCAATGATATCGTGGTAGCCCGGGTTGACTTCGTCATGGGTCAGGACGGTACCTCTCCCCTGGCCATCCGGGCCTTTCAGGAAATGGAGGGCACACGGGTTTTTGATCCCGACCGGGTTGCCCTTGTTATCGATCACAGTGCCCCCAGCCCCAATGAAGGGGTATCGGCTTTGCACCAGCTGATGCGCCGGTTCGCCCGGGAAAAGGGCATTCATCTTTACGACATCGGGGAAGGTGTCTGCCACCAGGTAGTGCCGGAGAGCGGGCGGGTAGGTCCCGGAACCCTGGTTATTGGCGCCGATTCCCATACCTGCACGTACGGGGCGCTCAATGCCTTTTCTACGGGCGTGGGTTCCACCGATCTGGCCGGTGCCATGATTTCGGGGCAGATGTGGTTTAAAGTGCCCGAAACCTTCAAGTTTGTCTGTCACGGCACCCTGCCCCGGGGTGTTTACGCCAAAGATCTTATTCTGTATCTCATCGGTGATGTAACGGCCGACGGCGCCACTTACATGGCGGCGGAATACACCGGTGAAGCCATTGCCAACCTGTCCATGGACGGGCGTTTTACCATGGCCAACATGGCCATTGAAATGGGTGCCAAGGCGGGTTTAATGGAAGCCGACGAAAAGACCTTTGCCTGGCTGGCCCGGTTTACCCGCCGGCAGTTCCTCCCCGTAAGCCCGGATCCCGATGCCCGTTACGCCCGGATCAAGGAATATGACGTATCCAATCTGGAACCCCAGGTGGCCCGGCCCCACCGGGTGGATAACGTCTGCCCGGTGGCGGAGGTGGCCGGAACCCCCATCCAGCAGGCGGTGATCGGCACCTGCACCAACGGGCGGCTGGAGGACCTGCGCATTGCCGCCCAAATTCTGGCCGGAAGGCGCATCCACCGGGACGTGCGTCTGATTGTCGCGCCTGCTTCCAGGCGCATTTACCTTCAGGCCATGCAGGAAGGGGTTATCCAGGCCCTGGTGGAAAGCGGTGCCGCTGTAGTCACCCCTGGCTGCGGGCCCTGCGTGGGCACCCATAACGGTGTACCTTCCGACGGAGAAAATGTAATTTCCACCGCCAACCGCAACTTTAAAGGCCGCATGGGCAACAGCAAAGCCTTTATTTACCTGGCTTCCCCGGCCACGGTGGCGGCCTCGGCCCTCACCGGACGGATCACCGACCCGCGGGAGTTTTTGCGTTAA
- a CDS encoding glycoside hydrolase family 57 protein produces MAKGYLALVLHAHLPFVRHPEHEHFLEERWLYEAITETYIPLLHVFERLVADGIPFRLTVSLSPPLVSMLTDPLLQERYSRHLGQLMELADKEVERTRNSPFHETALMYQSMFREIAHSYHHTYGRNLIQGFRRFQDLGRLEIITCAATHGYLPLLMVNPEAVRAQIAVAVDLHRRHFGVPPRGLWLPECAYGPGIDQILKEFGIRFFFTDTHGVLFASHRPRYGVFAPIYCPSGVAVFGRDVESSKQVWSAQEGYPGDFDYREFYRDIGFDLDYDYIKPYIHPDGIRVHTGIKYYRITGRTNHKEPYVPAWAREKAAIHAGNFMFNRELQIKYLCRHMDRPPIVVAPYDAELFGHWWFEGPMWLEFLIRKIHFDQDTVELVTPSDYLQRFPCNQVARPCPSSWGNKGYNEVWLCQANDWIYRHLHLAASRMVELANTHTDAQGLLRRALNQAARELLLAQSSDWAFIMSTGTMVDYAVRRTKSHLANFLRLYDGIKGRHIDEGWLSWLEHTNNIFPDIDYSWYRSKQKELMAAG; encoded by the coding sequence ATGGCCAAAGGATACCTGGCCCTGGTGTTGCACGCCCATCTACCCTTTGTGCGTCATCCGGAGCATGAACATTTTTTAGAAGAAAGGTGGCTGTACGAGGCCATCACCGAAACCTACATCCCCCTTTTGCATGTCTTTGAACGTTTGGTGGCCGACGGCATACCTTTTCGCCTCACCGTTTCCCTTTCGCCACCGCTGGTTTCCATGCTAACCGATCCCCTGTTACAGGAGCGCTATTCCCGCCACTTAGGACAATTAATGGAACTTGCGGATAAAGAAGTAGAGCGTACACGAAACAGCCCTTTCCATGAAACGGCCCTGATGTACCAGAGCATGTTCCGGGAGATTGCCCATAGCTATCATCACACTTACGGACGCAACCTGATCCAGGGGTTCAGGCGCTTTCAGGATTTAGGTCGCCTGGAAATTATCACCTGTGCGGCCACCCACGGGTACCTGCCCCTGCTTATGGTCAATCCCGAGGCGGTGCGGGCACAAATTGCCGTGGCCGTGGATCTGCACCGCCGGCATTTTGGCGTGCCCCCCCGGGGACTGTGGTTGCCTGAATGTGCCTATGGGCCGGGCATCGATCAGATTCTCAAAGAGTTCGGGATTCGCTTTTTCTTTACCGATACCCACGGGGTTTTATTTGCCTCCCACCGGCCCCGCTACGGGGTGTTTGCCCCTATTTACTGTCCTTCGGGGGTGGCCGTCTTCGGCCGGGACGTGGAGTCTTCCAAGCAGGTGTGGAGTGCCCAGGAAGGTTATCCCGGGGATTTTGATTACCGGGAGTTTTACCGGGATATTGGTTTCGACCTGGACTATGATTACATCAAGCCGTATATCCACCCCGACGGCATCCGCGTGCACACCGGAATTAAATATTACCGCATCACCGGGCGGACAAACCATAAAGAACCTTATGTGCCGGCCTGGGCCCGGGAAAAGGCCGCCATCCATGCCGGAAACTTTATGTTCAACCGGGAACTGCAGATCAAGTACCTCTGCCGGCACATGGACAGGCCGCCCATTGTTGTCGCTCCCTATGATGCCGAACTTTTCGGCCACTGGTGGTTTGAAGGTCCCATGTGGCTGGAATTTCTCATTCGCAAAATTCATTTTGACCAGGATACGGTGGAACTGGTTACCCCCAGCGATTACCTGCAGCGCTTTCCCTGCAACCAGGTGGCCAGGCCCTGTCCTTCCAGCTGGGGGAACAAGGGATATAATGAGGTCTGGCTCTGCCAGGCCAACGATTGGATTTACCGCCACCTTCACCTGGCCGCCTCCAGGATGGTTGAGCTGGCCAATACCCATACCGATGCGCAGGGGCTCTTGCGCCGGGCTTTAAATCAGGCGGCCCGGGAGCTGCTCCTGGCCCAGAGCAGTGACTGGGCTTTCATCATGAGCACTGGAACCATGGTCGATTACGCGGTGAGGCGTACAAAAAGCCACCTAGCCAATTTCCTGCGCCTTTACGATGGGATCAAGGGGCGGCATATCGACGAGGGCTGGTTGTCCTGGCTGGAACACACCAATAATATTTTCCCCGATATCGACTACTCCTGGTACCGTTCTAAACAAAAAGAGCTAATGGCAGCCGGATAA